One Penaeus monodon isolate SGIC_2016 chromosome 42, NSTDA_Pmon_1, whole genome shotgun sequence genomic window, acagagaattttctatatatatatttaaatattactttttcacacataataacaaaaagcTTTAGATGTAAAGTCTTTCAACTCTTCCCTCAGATGTACGGTGAAGACAGTAGATGTATCTCCCACGGCAGTTGGCATTCAGAACAGTGCCGAGCTCAGGTTCCacagagggggtgttaagtggcAGCAGATCTGCTATTCCTACAACATCAATCTCAACTTCTGGTTGCCGAAGGACAAGTCTCCACAATCACTTTATAAAATGATACTTGTAAGTCTTCTCtgttattttcctcccttttttttatatctttttgagATATGGGGAAAGTTAAGGAGTGGCTGTGTGTGAGTAGTAATTGATTAGTGATGCTGTTATAACCATTGTTGATGTTAACATTAATGGTTGTAGTAGTCATTAGAGTGCTGGTATTCCTCATACTTTGTTTCATCTTCTTTCATTGACATGTTcatgttttctttgtgtttggaAATAGTCTGCCTTGTCCTTCCCCAAatattgttttctcttcttccttttccatttttttgcctttttcctctttctcttccttgtatTCTTTCCTTGTTCCCCTTCATCTTCTTAATTTCCTTATtccctatcttttttccctttccccatttcatcattccccttcccatctctaaTTCTCTGTTGCCCCAACAGTCCCTGATCAAGCCATGGGCCCAGAGTGTGACCAAGAGCCTAATCCTGATTGACTCGGAGCTGCAAAACAGCTACGACTTTCTGGACCCATACGCAGAGGAGAAGCAGACCAAGAAGAAGGGGAGTGGCAGCAGTGGGGTCAGGGGAGGGATGGCGGACTTGTCTCCCCCTAAGGTCTTCACAGCTGAGATCCTTGACTCGGGTGCGCCCTTGGCTGTGGAGGGGCCTGGTTCCGGCCTTGAGGAGAGCTCAGGAAACGTGCGGCTGGCAGGCACAGTGGCTGGCCTGGCCTTTGTGCACTCCAAGGTGGGCTGACTTTGTTGTCGTtgtaaagggggaaagagagaaataaaaatagagaaagagagtgagaaataaagagaggggatagaACAGAAatgtatactcatacatacatacctcttaGGCCACTGTTGGAGAAGCCCGATCGTCCGTGCTCGTTGACCTGGTGCGCTCGGTGGTAGCCCGGTGGGAGATGCATTGTGACTCGCTTGTGGAAGAGCCTCCCTCGCACCTAGTGGGCCCTATCATCCACGAACCTCCACGTCGCGTCTTCCTCGAGGGTCAGTTTAGCCCCTTTAGTCCCCTAAGACTTTACGGGTGCAGGTTGTGTgtaaaagctctctctctctagtgaaCGTTGAGTGGTtcggggttttgttgtttttgttctgatAAATTGTATGAAAGAAAGGtattagaattatttttaatgtttttgttataattataataatgataataataataataacaatgatgatggtaataataataataataataataataataataataataataataataataataatcatggtattgataatgataatgataacagtaatcataataatgatgatgaagatgatggtgaagatgatgattactgttgttattattattattattattattattattattattattattattattatattattatttcattattatcattattattattattattattattattattattattattattattattattattagatccaCATGAATCTTTTGCACTTGGATATTGCTTTACACAGTATGTCTTGTCCTCATGAATTTTCCCAATAGGAGACATCACGATTAGATGCCAGATGATGATTGGGTTTATTTTGATGAAATTGGTATCCTTTTGACTTGTTGCTATACATTATTTAGTCATGAAATACTCTTTTCAGGAGGTGGTCTTCCTGTCAGTCTCTGCGACTACCTGTTCCCTGGGGACAACACTACAGATGCGTGTCAGTCGGCCAAGGAGCTGCTCGGGCTGACAGTTCGTTCCGAGCATGTGGATGACACGCTGGAAACATTAGCTGGTACGTGTTATCTGaagttat contains:
- the LOC119599315 gene encoding protein odr-4 homolog — encoded protein: MMGRTVIAEESLQDRLTALAKVGTFQIGLLIGQNARDRDYLVHLAPTPIPDEGDLSSEEEDAVPHSPKTEHGKSKVPESIPKVVDAIVAQHTRQVVRMLPGGLDVIGLFVVTPQSDYDTSQSQSKIRSILGAVHRTAAKILLETAELRTEKIILHVCTQSFKCTVKTVDVSPTAVGIQNSAELRFHRGGVKWQQICYSYNINLNFWLPKDKSPQSLYKMILSLIKPWAQSVTKSLILIDSELQNSYDFLDPYAEEKQTKKKGSGSSGVRGGMADLSPPKVFTAEILDSGAPLAVEGPGSGLEESSGNVRLAGTVAGLAFVHSKATVGEARSSVLVDLVRSVVARWEMHCDSLVEEPPSHLVGPIIHEPPRRVFLEGGGLPVSLCDYLFPGDNTTDACQSAKELLGLTVRSEHVDDTLETLADATEVMDSGEGGVGEDPRLGSDRSSASSTCPVSYILLASGVAALGIAFSYVTLQSSKALT